A part of Chitinimonas koreensis genomic DNA contains:
- a CDS encoding GNAT family N-acetyltransferase, translated as MIKVTVADPESPEAHQLLTDLSETLQQITGSSGTASFDVSDVKVDQACFVIARSADGAVLGCGALRPHEPGIAELKRMFAVPGSKGVGSAVLSFLERQASEFGYAQLWLETRRVNQRAVSFYERHGYRPIANYGRYVGRPEAICLGKHLPLHEADTTEMHIAQAM; from the coding sequence ATGATCAAGGTTACCGTCGCCGACCCCGAATCACCCGAAGCTCATCAACTCCTGACCGACCTATCCGAAACCCTCCAGCAAATCACCGGCAGCAGCGGCACCGCCTCGTTCGACGTCAGCGACGTCAAGGTCGACCAAGCCTGTTTCGTCATCGCTCGCTCGGCCGACGGCGCCGTGCTTGGCTGCGGCGCGCTCCGCCCGCACGAACCCGGCATCGCCGAACTCAAGCGCATGTTCGCCGTGCCGGGCTCCAAAGGCGTAGGCAGCGCAGTCCTCTCCTTCCTCGAACGCCAAGCAAGCGAGTTCGGCTATGCCCAGCTCTGGCTCGAAACCCGGCGAGTCAATCAACGCGCCGTGTCGTTCTACGAGCGTCATGGCTATCGCCCCATCGCCAATTATGGCCGCTATGTCGGCAGGCCCGAGGCCATCTGCCTTGGCAAACATCTGCCTTTGCATGAGGCCGACACCACGGAAATGCATATAGCGCAGGCAATGTGA
- a CDS encoding phenylalanine 4-monooxygenase, translating to MDSAVAPRGMQDCIPDYRNIHEVEVPAYTDIEHHTWAQLYANQQKVLPGRACDEFLAGLDAVGFPPDHIPRLADISDTIERQTGWTIMRVDGLVPNYEFFKLLSERIFPSTDFIRRPDEIEYTPSPDMFHDLLGHSPLLVNPRFCTFFEEFGRAGVAAFENPEIDPAARDWLPRIYWFTVEYGLIRNPAGLRIYGAGILSSPKEVLYSLSDGPKKLPFDLEVIANKPYDIWHMQEELFVIDSFDQLEESFYAWAQGHGLL from the coding sequence ATGGACAGCGCCGTCGCCCCTCGCGGCATGCAGGACTGCATCCCCGATTACCGCAATATCCACGAGGTCGAGGTCCCGGCCTATACCGACATCGAGCACCACACCTGGGCGCAGCTGTATGCCAACCAGCAGAAGGTGCTGCCGGGCCGGGCCTGCGACGAGTTCCTGGCCGGGCTCGACGCCGTCGGTTTCCCGCCCGACCACATCCCGCGGCTGGCCGACATCAGCGATACCATCGAGCGGCAGACCGGCTGGACCATCATGCGGGTCGACGGCCTGGTGCCGAACTACGAGTTCTTCAAGCTCTTGAGCGAGCGTATCTTCCCGTCGACCGACTTCATCCGCCGGCCCGACGAGATCGAATACACGCCGAGCCCGGACATGTTCCACGACCTGCTCGGCCATTCGCCGCTGCTGGTCAATCCGCGCTTCTGCACCTTCTTCGAGGAATTCGGCCGCGCCGGCGTGGCCGCCTTCGAGAATCCCGAGATCGACCCGGCCGCGCGCGACTGGCTGCCGCGCATCTACTGGTTCACCGTCGAATACGGCCTGATCCGCAATCCGGCCGGTCTGCGCATCTACGGCGCCGGCATCCTGTCCTCGCCCAAGGAAGTGCTCTACAGCCTGTCCGACGGCCCGAAGAAGCTGCCGTTCGACCTCGAAGTGATCGCCAACAAGCCGTACGACATCTGGCACATGCAGGAGGAGCTGTTCGTGATCGACAGCTTCGACCAGCTCGAAGAGAGCTTCTACGCCTGGGCGCAAGGGCACGGATTGCTGTGA
- a CDS encoding GNAT family N-acetyltransferase, protein MKITLRPVTKENFDAIACLNLLDHQRDYVASNSYSIAEASFNPFLTTRAVYAGELPVGFMMYLNPEQDDEEAGAYGIWRFMIDSAHQGKGYGRQALAALLDEIRANADVRSIYISYIPGNELAKRFYASFGFREVGIDEEGEMVAVLSCQSNDSVFAN, encoded by the coding sequence ATGAAAATCACCCTTCGCCCGGTCACCAAAGAAAATTTCGACGCAATCGCCTGCCTGAATCTGCTCGATCATCAACGCGACTATGTCGCGAGCAATTCCTATTCGATCGCGGAAGCCAGCTTCAACCCGTTCCTGACGACCCGCGCCGTTTACGCCGGTGAATTGCCCGTCGGCTTCATGATGTATCTCAATCCGGAACAGGATGACGAAGAAGCGGGCGCGTACGGCATCTGGCGATTCATGATCGATTCGGCGCACCAGGGCAAAGGCTATGGCCGCCAGGCGCTCGCTGCCTTGCTGGACGAGATTCGGGCGAACGCCGATGTGCGTAGTATTTACATCTCGTACATACCGGGAAATGAACTCGCCAAGCGCTTTTATGCGAGCTTTGGGTTTCGGGAGGTGGGGATCGATGAGGAGGGGGAGATGGTGGCGGTGCTGTCTTGCCAATCGAATGATTCGGTCTTTGCGAACTAG
- a CDS encoding VOC family protein, which translates to MSHAPALSASFVIYAKDVARVAAFYELTLALPLLETGPGFILLGSGAIELAVVQIPDAIATEIDISTPPYLREETPLKFSFLVRDLEQVQRLAMAAGGGTQPLGAAWHWRGQLHLDGHDPEGNIVQFRQIAG; encoded by the coding sequence ATGAGCCATGCACCTGCGCTTTCCGCCAGCTTCGTCATCTATGCGAAAGATGTCGCAAGAGTGGCGGCGTTCTACGAACTCACGCTCGCCTTGCCGCTGCTGGAGACAGGGCCGGGATTCATCCTGCTGGGCAGCGGCGCCATCGAGCTCGCGGTGGTCCAGATTCCCGATGCGATCGCAACCGAGATCGACATCTCGACGCCGCCCTACCTTAGGGAAGAAACGCCGCTGAAGTTCTCGTTCCTGGTGCGCGATCTCGAGCAGGTTCAGCGCCTGGCCATGGCCGCGGGCGGCGGCACCCAGCCGCTCGGCGCGGCCTGGCATTGGCGCGGCCAGTTGCATCTCGACGGACACGATCCCGAGGGAAACATCGTTCAATTCCGGCAGATCGCCGGCTGA
- a CDS encoding Lrp/AsnC family transcriptional regulator, which yields MIELDKTDLKLLAALQANGRLTNLELAEMINLSPSPTLRRLKRLEQEGVVAGYVALLDPARIGLGLEAFVRVMLDKRERQFAAFAQAVQQWPEVVSCHAMAGEMDYLLRVVFEDLAHFSRFVMDTLLQHPGVVDVKSSFVLEAIKQTTALPLDHLARSRG from the coding sequence ATGATCGAGCTGGACAAGACCGACCTCAAACTGCTCGCCGCGCTGCAGGCCAACGGCCGGCTGACCAACCTCGAGCTGGCCGAAATGATCAACCTGTCGCCCTCGCCCACGCTGCGCCGGCTCAAGCGGCTGGAGCAGGAAGGCGTGGTCGCCGGCTATGTCGCCCTGCTCGACCCGGCCCGCATCGGCCTCGGGCTCGAGGCCTTCGTGCGGGTGATGCTGGACAAGCGCGAACGCCAGTTCGCCGCCTTCGCCCAGGCGGTGCAGCAGTGGCCCGAGGTGGTCAGCTGCCATGCGATGGCGGGCGAGATGGACTATCTATTGCGCGTGGTGTTCGAAGATCTGGCGCACTTCTCGCGCTTCGTGATGGATACCTTGCTGCAGCATCCGGGGGTGGTCGACGTGAAGTCGAGCTTCGTGCTGGAGGCGATCAAGCAGACGACGGCGCTGCCGCTCGATCATCTGGCGCGCTCGCGCGGATGA